Sequence from the Trichomycterus rosablanca isolate fTriRos1 chromosome 10, fTriRos1.hap1, whole genome shotgun sequence genome:
GTGGAGCACAGTCTGGCCATCTGGCAGCAAAAACAGCAACATAGCCGAACCTGGACAGCTGGACAGGAAACACATAACACAATGTCCCTCACTGCAAGTCTTCCAACTACTAATAACATAATACTAAACGAATGCAAAGCTTTTCATAGGAACTCACTGATTAGCATCCAGTAGAATAACTTTTACACCATCCACTGTACACTCCTTGTTCATTGGGAGAATGTGGACGTACTTCTCGTCCACTCTTAGCTTACTCTTCACCAGATTTCCTGTAATCTACAGTAATGCAAGTCAGGTCAAGCCTTGTATGATGCATaaaaaatgtcattattaaactcactcactttcttgacCGCttttccaattagggtcgcgggggacggggggggggggggggggggggggtgttactggagcctattccagcttttcaatgggcgcacgCAAGGTACACAGAAGCACcctggcgccagtccatcgcagggcagacatacacacatacccattcacctataggtcaattcagtgtctccaattaacctgcctgcatgtttttggactatagGAGGAAaatggagctcccggagtaaacccacgcagacacggcgagaacatgcaaactccgcacaggaaggacctggaccgccccgcctggggatcgaacccaggaccttcttgctgtgaggcgacagtgctacccaccgagccaccatgacGCCCTATTAAAGAGGCAAAGCACAATGTAATAATGAAACCACAATTACTAAGCCTTGAGGAGAGATTTATAGACCACTAATAAAATTTTGGTACTTTCATTTTTCCTGCAACATTAATTACAAAGACATTCATAAAACAATCCCAATCATGACCATAAGCATTTTTCAAGTtgtaaatactgtttttttttttctgctttaaGAAATGTTTCCTTTAACTAACAACTCTTAAcaagacattttaaaaaaatgcattgcttgacatttttataacattatgtactTATCTAATATGTGCTTTACTAAATATCCCACAGAGGAAAACATAGCACTCACATACTTTCAAAAACaatacttttataattattcaaaaacaaatgagccTCTGAACCTTTACATTAAGGCAAACATACTTACTTTATTACAATATATAGGCAGCATTGAATTCTTAGTCAGTCCATTATAATGATCCGAGTGAAAGTGGGTGAGGAAGTAGGCCGTAATGCCCTCTACAGCGCCGTATTGAAAAGCATCCACAGCAAAGCTAGTTCCTGAACAAAAACAAGTAAAGAGAAGGCATTTATTTAACATCTGtacatcattttaaataatgacgGTTGGGTCACAATGGCTCCAGATTACCGGatatcactgggcacaatgtagtaacacacacaaagagtACCAatccagccgctcaggtggcgctgcggtaaagtacgctagcgcaccagagttgggatttcaattacatggtatcgaatctcagctctgcctttccgactgggctgggcggcagcatgaacaatgattggctgttgttcagggttagagggtaagaaagtcggatcataggtcctcataactggtgaggcccctgctggctgactgatggcgcctgataatgctgatgggggtgtggccctccatacacagtgttagtcaagtgtatgaacttgactcatgcaggtgaaaaaggcagtctgtactgactgtacgtgccggagggggcgtatgtcatttgagaggcgtcctcagtcagcggtgaagggtcgaatcagtatagaggacacaaatcagggtaattggacacgactagattaggggagaaaaattggggggaaaagtggaaaaaaaaaaaaaaaaaaaaaaaaaaaagaacttgagTACCAATCCATTGCAAAGCCTTATCCAATCATGCCTGCGTGTAAATGCCCAAATGGTCACTGTTCCACCCAAGTGCAATTTCACTAAATCATATGAAGTAAATTAATGACAACACTAATCATTATCTTTGTCTAAGATACTAGGAAGGACTCTTAAGTAGAAACATGTAAGTGTCATAttggatattttatttattattatttttactcctATTTAGGACCATGTATtctaaaagaaacaaagaaacaaatctAAAGCCTGAAACAATCTATGATGAATCATGATCATGAAAAATTACATCAAAGCCAACTTAATGGTTTTTGACTATTAATTAACATATAAGGCTTTCCAAGGCAGCACAGATCAgtccattttttaaaacaaatattatttattaaaactgtAAGTCTACACATATAtaagtactgtatataatagGACACTGACTGACAAAAAGTTTTATCATCAAACTAATTCCAGTGTCACGATGCAATGGTGAGTGCTGGTACTGATACTGTTCTGAATGGGCATCAAATTGGATTTCACTTTATACAAGAGACAAATAGGATGAAAAGAGTAAAAGgaaattacaaatgctttataTTTTAACACACTGCATAAGctaatcttttctttttatatggCATGGAAATTACTCATAccataatattataaatttaACAAATAGAAAACAAAGTAGTAGTAACAAAGATAATCCCAAAGGAATCAACTGAAACAgtgccattaaaaagctggCAACTCACATTAGGAAAGCAACTAACCTGGGATTTTCTTGTAGAATGGACATTGTTTGGGCACTCCATCTGTCGCTCTTCCTCTGTTCCACGTTTTCCTTTTCTGTGGCTTTGCTTCTCTGTCTCCTTCTGTTGGCGTGGGCTGAGCAGcgctttcttttatttcttctgCTGTCAAGGCCATTACCGAAACAGCTGTGTTCCTTTTTCCTCGTCTGTTCGGCCGTTTAGCAGCTTCCTTGGCAGTAACTAAACTTTTCCTGGCTGCAGAGATTACCTGAAGGCTTGCCTCTTCATCTGGTTTCACTTCTGGTCCAGCCTTTTCTTTTAATGGCTTTAATCCAAAAAAGATCCCAATATCAGTTTGCTTTAACCCAGGGACACCCACCTTGGGCTTGGTGAATACTGAGGAGTTTTGATTCTTGGTGGATGACATGGTTGCATGAGTGGTAGGCATCTCTTCACTGAGAAAATTAGGTCTGGTATCTGATGCAGGATTTGATATACACTCACGGAGGCGTTCAAGAACTAAACTTTGAGTAGATGGTAGTTGAAGCttctttttacagtttttctctaAACTCTTATCTTTGGAGTGTCTAAAAGGGGAAGAAGTGAGCAGATGTTGCCCATCAGCACCACCTGCAGAGCTGGAACTTTTCAGTCGTTCATTTGATTCAATGAATTCTAATTGGTCACAGGTGTGCAAAGACTCTTTAATGACCTGATCATCCTGGCTAATGGTTTTCTCTGCATCATACTGATCCAATACATCGGCCACAATCTCATCATCACTTGcaaaatcattaaataatatCACTGAATCATTATCCTCATTTCCATCGTGTTCCTTAAAAACTGGGAGCTCAGACAGAGGAGAGTAAGATAtaaaatcatcatcatctaaaTTAGCTGGCTCCTTTTTAATTTCACTAGTCTGCacataattttcttttttaactggGGTTGAAATACTAACTTTAGCTTCCTGAGATGAACCCAAAGATCTAGATGCTTTGCTAGCAGGGGACCAGCCTTTCTTTTTCTTAATGTCCTCAAGTCCTGGAGATCGCAATAGCGTCAAGGCATTAGGACGGTTAGAAGAAGTAGATTCTCCAGTTCCACGAGCAGGAGAAGCGCTTTGACTGGATGCAGTAGACAGATTCACAGCACTGTCCACAGAACTGTCTTTACTGGAGATGGTGGAATCGTTAAATGTTGTTGTTTCTAGAACACTGGCTGGGTGGCCCAGTGTTAAAACTGAAGATTCAGTGCTGTTTATTGCTCGATTGTGAGCTAAAAAAGAGTGGCTGTATCTCTTGTAGTGATTTGGAATGGTGGAGGAGCATTGAAGACCATCTGGACATTCTGTGGGTAAAAAGTAAGAGTAGTAAGAGTAATATTAAGGCAGCATAAAGGCAACATTACACATCATCAACAAAGGTGATTATCATATACATTTGTTTCTATTTGTTCTCAGTGCATTGTAAAGTCAATTTTAGTTTGTTGTATGATTTTTTGATTTTTCTGTAGTGTTTCTTAGCAAACTTAAAGCatgcacatacagtatgttcaaatacagtaaaaaaaaaaaagtgtcataATGCATGCccctaaaaaaacacagtaataGGACTAATTAATCATTAGTgtagttaaaaaaaagttaattctAACTCAAAAGATATaacattgtattattattattattattgtaacatAAAATATTGTTTTCACTTTTTCCATACAATACTGATGATGTGGGTTTTTCCA
This genomic interval carries:
- the dclre1a gene encoding DNA cross-link repair 1A protein, translating into MSQSNSESDIWEYKSLKRNKRQTKASDTSEHGAKKPKLAKQGMSKKKVNKASNSNRSSKVNFPIKPSTETEVTSQVQSPPKPSYPSVSESHPEHEESSSVTNKEQDPQSRGYCPVCQMPFSVLVVQSTQWHVAECLETPGEINKECPDGLQCSSTIPNHYKRYSHSFLAHNRAINSTESSVLTLGHPASVLETTTFNDSTISSKDSSVDSAVNLSTASSQSASPARGTGESTSSNRPNALTLLRSPGLEDIKKKKGWSPASKASRSLGSSQEAKVSISTPVKKENYVQTSEIKKEPANLDDDDFISYSPLSELPVFKEHDGNEDNDSVILFNDFASDDEIVADVLDQYDAEKTISQDDQVIKESLHTCDQLEFIESNERLKSSSSAGGADGQHLLTSSPFRHSKDKSLEKNCKKKLQLPSTQSLVLERLRECISNPASDTRPNFLSEEMPTTHATMSSTKNQNSSVFTKPKVGVPGLKQTDIGIFFGLKPLKEKAGPEVKPDEEASLQVISAARKSLVTAKEAAKRPNRRGKRNTAVSVMALTAEEIKESAAQPTPTEGDREAKPQKRKTWNRGRATDGVPKQCPFYKKIPGTSFAVDAFQYGAVEGITAYFLTHFHSDHYNGLTKNSMLPIYCNKITGNLVKSKLRVDEKYVHILPMNKECTVDGVKVILLDANHCPGSAMLLFLLPDGQTVLHTGDFRADSSMERYRELQSLRIQTLYLDTTYCSPEYSFPTQQEVISFAANTAFELITLNPRTLVVCGTYSVGKEKVFLAIGQVLGSKIYMSKEKYRTMCCLESQQICQSVTADIKEMKKAQVHVLPMMQLNFRNLRAYLNKLSGTYDQLVAFKPTGWTFTQSQAVQDIQPQVEGNISIYGIPYSEHSSFLELKRFVQWLRPLKIIPTVNVGSWSSRKAMKDYFAQWQAEGKTVNEIPCSNSSRSYSRQ